From Pseudorca crassidens isolate mPseCra1 chromosome 15, mPseCra1.hap1, whole genome shotgun sequence, one genomic window encodes:
- the NUPR2 gene encoding nuclear protein 2 has translation MEERIMVPGARSQRPSAEYLPGPVTSALGPAPFGGANRSPGGGASTNLRARARERQTLRLGAMDLAFPGVQGQAQLPPPEAWPLVGSKEELYDCLDYYYLRDFPACGAGRSKGRTRRERELRTNWRVPGGHERKIAQKLLNGQRKRRQRQLQPRPRTRLA, from the coding sequence ATGGAGGAAAGGATCATGGTTCCAGGTGCCAGATCGCAGAGGCCTAGCGCTGAGTACCTTCCCGGCCCTGTGACGTCAGCCCTAGGCCCCGCCCCCTTCGGCGGAGCCAATCGAAGCCCTGGGGGGGGGGCCTCCACAAACTTGCGCGCACGAGCGCGCGAGCGGCAGACCCTGAGGCTAGGCGCGATGGACTTGGCGTTTCCTGGTGTCCAGGGTCAGGCCCAGCTGCCGCCACCCGAAGCGTGGCCGCTGGTTGGCTCCAAGGAGGAGCTCTATGACTGTCTGGATTACTACTACCTGCGCGACTTCCCGGCCTGCGGGGCCGGGCGCAGCAAGGGCCGGACGCGGCGCGAGCGGGAACTGCGCACCAACTGGCGGGTGCCCGGCGGCCACGAGCGCAAGATCGCGCAGAAGCTCCTCAACGGCCAGCGCAAGCGTCGCCAGCGCCAGCTGCAGCCCCGGCCGCGCACCCGTCTCGCCTGA